A portion of the Aricia agestis chromosome 1, ilAriAges1.1, whole genome shotgun sequence genome contains these proteins:
- the LOC121725741 gene encoding intraflagellar transport protein 80 homolog isoform X1 — MKLKISAFKEPKHLGVVSCVSWNNTEDVFSCGDDHQLLKWNVASNECVVVATFPEDFFPTCMNLFPKSGGPKHQLDVILIATADGRFHIINNNGRIEKSVVAHQGACLVAQWSPDGAGLLTGGEDGLVKIWSRNGLLRSTVIQSDLPCYGVAWSPDSGSILYSKGNFLIIKHLNSNSKITKWKAHEGVIVCVAWNANKTLIISGSEDGYSKIWDSYGQQISVSVKHDQPITSVSWSPACDMFVIGSFNLIRLCNANGWSHSMDRPSTGSIYSLGWSSDGTQVAAACANGNVLFAHVIDREYTWKNFACTQTGRKVVTVKDIMADQSDQLDYPDRVIQIALGFNHLVVTTVKQCFIHKLTSWNTPVTFDLKDGTVSLILLAEKCICIIERSGISVYSYMGRLLASPRYGSRPETISRSTVTLGPDTLALVDQTNTKTIHVFDLPTGLIVRSSSDNTVTKVTHKMTVSDISLSQTGPINDRQLALLDYNRDLYVVTVKDPKPKFTKLGSQVLSIKWSPETDLLVGLRANSVVAWCCPKAKQPDWLTLTTITKEIIDPGRNPALISIDEGIAVICRGNGSLFHISLAVLPEKLLKHLSVNQWQEALQLCRTVEDETLWACLAILAWQYNQLQVAEEAFCSIRQYYQVSYIQHLRSSIPEKLPSDEVAAL, encoded by the exons ATGAAATTGAAAATATCTGCATTCAAAGAGCCTAAGCACTTAGGTGTGGTGTCTTGTGTTAGTTGGAATAATACTGAAGACGTATTCTCTTGTGG agACGACCATCAACTTTTGAAATGGAATGTTGCAAGCAATGAATGTGTAGTAGTTGCAACATTTCCAGAAGATTTTTTTCCAACCTGCATGAATTTATTTCCAAAATCTGGGGGTCCAAAACACCAGCTAGATGTCATTTTAATAGCGACAGCTGATGGCAG ATTTCACATTATCAACAATAATGGAAGAATAGAGAAAAGCGTAGTAGCTCACCAAGGTGCATGTTTAGTAGCACAATGGAGCCCGGATGGTGCTGGCCTTCTGACAG GCGGAGAAGATGGCCTAGTGAAGATTTGGTCTCGAAATGGCCTTTTACGTTCTACCGTCATACAGTCTGATTTACCTTGCTATGGTGTTGCATGGAGTCCTGATAGTGGGTCAATACTATATAGTAAAGGAAATTtcctaataataaaacatttaaattcaaattccaAAATAACGAAg TGGAAAGCCCATGAAGGCGTTATAGTATGTGTGGCGTGGAATGCGAacaaaactttaataatatctGGATCAGAAGACGGATATTCTAAG ATTTGGGATTCTTACGGACAGCAAATATCAGTCAGCGTGAAACACGACCAGCCCATCACAAGCGTAAGCTGGTCACCTGCTTGTGACATGTTCGTTATCGGCAGTTTCAATTTAATAAGACTCTGCAACGCTAATGGG tGGTCTCACAGTATGGACAGACCATCCACTGGCAGTATTTATAGCTTAGGCTGGTCATCAGATGGGACGCAGGTAGCAGCAGCTTGTGCTAATGGAAACGTATTATTTGCGCATGTTATTGATAg AGAATATACGTGGAAAAACTTTGCTTGCACACAAACTGGACGAAAGGTTGTAACAGTTAAAGACATCATGGCAGATCAAAGCGACCAGTTAGATTATCCTGATAGGGTAATACAGATAGCACTTGGATTCAACCATTTAGTTGTAACTACAGTGAAACAATGCTTCATTCATAAGTTAACCTCGTGGAATACGCCTGTTACTTTTGATCTGAAAGACGGCACTGTTAGCCTGATTTTACTTGCTGaaaa GTGCATCTGCATAATCGAACGCTCTGGAATTTCCGTTTATAGCTATATGGGTAGACTCCTTGCGAGTCCTCGTTATGGCTCACGTCCTGAGACGATCAGTCGTTCCACCGTAACATTAGGACCAGATACTTTAGCTCTTGTAGATCAGACCAATACCAAAA CCATTCACGTGTTTGATTTGCCCACCGGGTTAATAGTTCGCAGCTCATCTGATAATACTGTAACAAAAGTGACCCACAAGATGACGGTTTCCGATATATCACTGAGTCAAACAGGACCTATTAATGATAGGCAGTTGGCCTTATTAGATTATAACAGAGATTTGTATGTTGTGACAGTAAAAGATCCTAAGCCAAAATTTACTAAACTAG GCTCTCAAGTTTTAAGCATTAAATGGAGTCCAGAAACAGATCTACTAGTTGGATTGAGAGCAAACTCTGTTGTTGCTTGGTGTTGCCCAAAAGCTAAGCAGCCCGATTGGTTAACCCTCACAACTATAACTAAAGAAATAAT TGATCCTGGCCGCAATCCAGCTTTAATAAGTATTGACGAGGGCATTGCAGTTATTTGCAGAGGAAACGGTTCATTGTTTCACATATCATTAGCTGTGTTACCCGAAAAGTTGTTAAAACATCTCTCTGTCAATCAATGGCAAGAAGCTCTAcag ctctGTCGTACAGTAGAAGATGAAACGCTTTGGGCCTGTCTTGCTATTTTAGCGTGGCAATATAATCAACTTCAAGTAGCAGAAGAAGCATTTTGCTCAATTCGTCAATATTACCAAGTCTCATACATACAACATCTGAGG AGCTCAATTCCAGAAAAGTTGCCGAGTGACGAAGTAGcagcattataa
- the LOC121728885 gene encoding protein arginine N-methyltransferase 1, translated as MSDVPDLSSDEEQFVEDEWQEMETSDQTVKCLFCPSKFPTIEECLGHCERSHNFNLITLKAKFNMDCYSYIKMINYIKTHSCSSADIINTDRPQWDSEQYLKPVDNDEWLMYDFDSLAEAPNSPKTYHANVENGLVTLSQAHFTELQRTINTLTKQYEESQNHLQMAKEDMQKMKESMKNLVEGASNIDVNIDSVGKVPLESDEGYFSSYAHFGIHYDMLSDKVRTESYRDAILNNKDSVKDKVVLDLGCGTGILSMFSATAGAKKVYALDQSEVIYHAMDIIRENNLDSTITTVKGRLEDTKLESKVDIIVSEWMGYFLLFEGMLDSVIYARDNFLNPGGILLPNRCNISLVANGDMDTHNKLIQFWSDVYGYKMNCMKSEVVREASISVVDSKHILSEPCVVKDIDIYTCNTDVMNFTSDFKLPIISDGSITSLVGYFDTFFDMPNKVFFSTGPLSTPTHWKQTVFYFRDCIKVKKGEIVEGNITCKRLKTDVRGLSVQINVFGKLHKFVLS; from the coding sequence ATGTCGGATGTTCCAGACCTCAGTTCAGACGAAGAGCAATTTGTTGAAGATGAGTGGCAAGAAATGGAAACAAGCGACCAAACTGTGAAGTGCTTATTTTGTCCAAGTAAATTTCCTACTATAGAGGAATGTTTAGGCCACTGCGAGAGATCtcataactttaatttaattacactaAAAGCAAAATTCAACATGGATTGTTATTCATATATAAAAATGATCAATTACATTAAAACACATAGTTGTAGTTCTGCGGATATCATAAATACAGATAGACCACAATGGGACAGTGAGCAATATTTAAAACCAGTGGACAATGATGAGTGGCTGATGTATGATTTTGATTCCCTGGCCGAGGCTCCCAATTCCCCCAAAACTTATCATGCCAATGTTGAGAATGGATTAGTTACTTTGTCGCAGGCTCATTTTACAGAATTGCAAAGAACTATTAATACATTGACTAAACAATATGAAGAAAGTCAAAACCATCTGCAAATGGCTAAAGAAGACATGCAGAAAATGAAGGAATCAATGAAAAATTTGGTGGAAGGTGCAAGCAATATAGACGTAAACATTGATTCCGTCGGTAAAGTGCCTTTAGAGAGTGATGAAGGATATTTTAGCAGTTATGCACATTTTGGAATTCATTACGATATGTTGTCAGATAAGGTTCGTACTGAAAGTTATAGAGAtgctattttaaataacaagGATTCTGTAAAAGACAAGGTAGTCTTAGACCTTGGATGTGGTACGGGTATTCTGTCCATGTTTTCAGCTACTGCAGGAGCAAAGAAAGTGTATGCTCTAGATCAGTCGGAAGTCATTTACCATGCTATGGATATAATCAGAGAAAACAATCTTGACAGCACTATAACTACTGTAAAAGGAAGACTCGAAGATACTAAGTTAGAGTCAAAAGTTGATATCATTGTGTCAGAATGGATGGGATACTTTTTGCTATTTGAGGGAATGTTGGACAGCGTCATATACGCCAGAGACAATTTTCTCAACCCTGGAGGAATTTTGCTGCCGAATAGATGTAACATTAGCTTAGTAGCCAATGGTGATATGGATACTCATAATAAGTTAATACAGTTTTGGTCAGATGTTTATGGATATAAAATGAATTGTATGAAATCTGAAGTGGTAAGAGAGGCTAGCATCTCTGTTGTGGATAGTAAGCATATTCTTTCGGAACCGTGTGTTGTGAAAGACATAGATATCTATACATGCAATACTGATGTGATGAATTTTACATCTGACTTTAAACTGCCTATAATCAGTGATGGGAGCATTACATCTCTAGTTGGGTACTTTGATACATTTTTTGATATGCccaataaagtatttttctcTACTGGTCCACTCAGCACTCCGACACATTGGAAGCAgactgttttttattttagagactgtattaaagtaaaaaagggTGAAATTGTGGAGGGTAATATTACATGTAAGAGATTGAAAACTGATGTTAGAGGTTTGTCAGTTCAGATAAATGTATTTGGTAAATTACATAAGTTTGTACTGAGCTGA
- the LOC121725741 gene encoding intraflagellar transport protein 80 homolog isoform X2, with the protein MNLFPKSGGPKHQLDVILIATADGRFHIINNNGRIEKSVVAHQGACLVAQWSPDGAGLLTGGEDGLVKIWSRNGLLRSTVIQSDLPCYGVAWSPDSGSILYSKGNFLIIKHLNSNSKITKWKAHEGVIVCVAWNANKTLIISGSEDGYSKIWDSYGQQISVSVKHDQPITSVSWSPACDMFVIGSFNLIRLCNANGWSHSMDRPSTGSIYSLGWSSDGTQVAAACANGNVLFAHVIDREYTWKNFACTQTGRKVVTVKDIMADQSDQLDYPDRVIQIALGFNHLVVTTVKQCFIHKLTSWNTPVTFDLKDGTVSLILLAEKCICIIERSGISVYSYMGRLLASPRYGSRPETISRSTVTLGPDTLALVDQTNTKTIHVFDLPTGLIVRSSSDNTVTKVTHKMTVSDISLSQTGPINDRQLALLDYNRDLYVVTVKDPKPKFTKLGSQVLSIKWSPETDLLVGLRANSVVAWCCPKAKQPDWLTLTTITKEIIDPGRNPALISIDEGIAVICRGNGSLFHISLAVLPEKLLKHLSVNQWQEALQLCRTVEDETLWACLAILAWQYNQLQVAEEAFCSIRQYYQVSYIQHLRSSIPEKLPSDEVAAL; encoded by the exons ATGAATTTATTTCCAAAATCTGGGGGTCCAAAACACCAGCTAGATGTCATTTTAATAGCGACAGCTGATGGCAG ATTTCACATTATCAACAATAATGGAAGAATAGAGAAAAGCGTAGTAGCTCACCAAGGTGCATGTTTAGTAGCACAATGGAGCCCGGATGGTGCTGGCCTTCTGACAG GCGGAGAAGATGGCCTAGTGAAGATTTGGTCTCGAAATGGCCTTTTACGTTCTACCGTCATACAGTCTGATTTACCTTGCTATGGTGTTGCATGGAGTCCTGATAGTGGGTCAATACTATATAGTAAAGGAAATTtcctaataataaaacatttaaattcaaattccaAAATAACGAAg TGGAAAGCCCATGAAGGCGTTATAGTATGTGTGGCGTGGAATGCGAacaaaactttaataatatctGGATCAGAAGACGGATATTCTAAG ATTTGGGATTCTTACGGACAGCAAATATCAGTCAGCGTGAAACACGACCAGCCCATCACAAGCGTAAGCTGGTCACCTGCTTGTGACATGTTCGTTATCGGCAGTTTCAATTTAATAAGACTCTGCAACGCTAATGGG tGGTCTCACAGTATGGACAGACCATCCACTGGCAGTATTTATAGCTTAGGCTGGTCATCAGATGGGACGCAGGTAGCAGCAGCTTGTGCTAATGGAAACGTATTATTTGCGCATGTTATTGATAg AGAATATACGTGGAAAAACTTTGCTTGCACACAAACTGGACGAAAGGTTGTAACAGTTAAAGACATCATGGCAGATCAAAGCGACCAGTTAGATTATCCTGATAGGGTAATACAGATAGCACTTGGATTCAACCATTTAGTTGTAACTACAGTGAAACAATGCTTCATTCATAAGTTAACCTCGTGGAATACGCCTGTTACTTTTGATCTGAAAGACGGCACTGTTAGCCTGATTTTACTTGCTGaaaa GTGCATCTGCATAATCGAACGCTCTGGAATTTCCGTTTATAGCTATATGGGTAGACTCCTTGCGAGTCCTCGTTATGGCTCACGTCCTGAGACGATCAGTCGTTCCACCGTAACATTAGGACCAGATACTTTAGCTCTTGTAGATCAGACCAATACCAAAA CCATTCACGTGTTTGATTTGCCCACCGGGTTAATAGTTCGCAGCTCATCTGATAATACTGTAACAAAAGTGACCCACAAGATGACGGTTTCCGATATATCACTGAGTCAAACAGGACCTATTAATGATAGGCAGTTGGCCTTATTAGATTATAACAGAGATTTGTATGTTGTGACAGTAAAAGATCCTAAGCCAAAATTTACTAAACTAG GCTCTCAAGTTTTAAGCATTAAATGGAGTCCAGAAACAGATCTACTAGTTGGATTGAGAGCAAACTCTGTTGTTGCTTGGTGTTGCCCAAAAGCTAAGCAGCCCGATTGGTTAACCCTCACAACTATAACTAAAGAAATAAT TGATCCTGGCCGCAATCCAGCTTTAATAAGTATTGACGAGGGCATTGCAGTTATTTGCAGAGGAAACGGTTCATTGTTTCACATATCATTAGCTGTGTTACCCGAAAAGTTGTTAAAACATCTCTCTGTCAATCAATGGCAAGAAGCTCTAcag ctctGTCGTACAGTAGAAGATGAAACGCTTTGGGCCTGTCTTGCTATTTTAGCGTGGCAATATAATCAACTTCAAGTAGCAGAAGAAGCATTTTGCTCAATTCGTCAATATTACCAAGTCTCATACATACAACATCTGAGG AGCTCAATTCCAGAAAAGTTGCCGAGTGACGAAGTAGcagcattataa